In Nicotiana tabacum cultivar K326 chromosome 11, ASM71507v2, whole genome shotgun sequence, a single window of DNA contains:
- the LOC107822771 gene encoding uncharacterized protein LOC107822771, with protein sequence MDRLAKWKIDVPKECALCTSQKEETLDHLFFECAYARSIWAALVGWLKEKHNVGSWEQELKWLIKRTNNSRPRAQVLTFLFAATVYYTWMERNKRRFQNQCITYVERVREIALQLHINDSQSSIHFAIFRQKYDRLLIK encoded by the exons ATGGATAGACTGGCAAAATGGAAGATTGATGTGCCGAAGGAATGTGCGTTATGCACTAGCCAGAAAGAAGAGACGCTGGATCACCTTTTCTTTGAATGTGCTTATGCTAGATCAATATGGGCTGCATTAGTAGGCTGGTTGAAAGAAAAGCACAATGTTGGAAGCTGGGAACAAGAATTAAAATGGTTGATCAAGAGGACAAACAACAGCAGACCACGAGCTCAAGTTCTCACATTTCTATTTGCAGCAACAGTTTATTACACATGGATGGAGAGGAACAAAAGAAGATTTCAGAACCAGTGTATTACATATGTAGAAAGAGTTCGAGAAATAGCCTTGCAGCTGCATATCAATG attcACAAAGCAGCATTCATTTTGCCATCTTTCGCCAGAAGTATGATCGACTCTTAATCAAGTGA